In Monodelphis domestica isolate mMonDom1 chromosome 4, mMonDom1.pri, whole genome shotgun sequence, one DNA window encodes the following:
- the SERTM1 gene encoding serine-rich and transmembrane domain-containing protein 1, which translates to MSDPDPSSGLVGSMENGTFLELFPTSLSTSVDSSSGHLSNVYIYVSIFLSLLAFLLLLLIIALQRLKNIISSSSSYPEYPSDAGSSFTNLEVCSISSQRSTFSNLSS; encoded by the coding sequence ATGTCAGACCCTGATCCTTCATCTGGACTTGTGGGCAGTATGGAGAATGGAACTTTCCTGGAGCTCTTTCCCACCTCTCTTTCCACCTCTGTGGATTCATCTTCTGGCCATTTGTCCAACGTCTACATTTATGTTTCAATATTTCTAAGCCTTCTAGCATTTCTGCTCTTACTCTTGATCATTGCTCTGCAGAGGCTTAAAAACATCATCTCATCCAGTTCCTCCTACCCTGAGTACCCTAGTGATGCTGGGAGTTCATTCACTAACTTGGAAGTCTGTAGCATCTCCTCTCAGAGATCTACTTTCTCCAACCTTTCTTCCTGA